The Populus alba chromosome 4, ASM523922v2, whole genome shotgun sequence genome contains a region encoding:
- the LOC140955535 gene encoding uncharacterized protein translates to MKSLRLLLFHNEEHNALLIGYDLINFVTSDLQCPAINAENSATFKAANSHWIRQDKLTLHLKEDLTLNNHGNQTVTDFLQVIKLIANELAKIDHPVSDDDMTLYILNGLGLEFWEIMHLYKLENILYGHTAKTCLKHAPTDFSTNCVASSKSKDQKWLVDSASSHNMTTNLLNLSIHFEYDGTYEVVIGDGLGLQNRIIGATLLKGAYEDGVYPLPETLAITSKPAIAYVHECLTLLTDAHMPLSY, encoded by the exons ATGAAAAGCTTACGGCTTCTACTTTTCCACAATGAAGAGCACAATGCCTTGCTTATTGGCTATGATCTCATAAATTTTGTTACTAGTGACCTTCAATGTCCTGCCATTAATGCTGAAAATTCTGCCACTTTCAAAGCTGCGAATTCTCACTGGATTCGGCAAGACAAATTGACCCTCCAT TTAAAGGAAGATCTCACCCTCAATAATCATGGCAATCAGACTGTCACTGATTTTCTCCAAGTGATCAAACTTATAGCCAATGAACTTGCCAAGATTGATCATCCTGTCTCAGATGACGATATGACCCTTTACATTCTAAACGGATTGGGTCTAGAGTTTTGGGAAATTATGCACCTATACAAGCTCGAGAACATCCTATACG GCCACACAGCTAAAACTTGTCTGAAGCATGCTCCAACTGATTTCTCTACAAACTGTGTTGCATCTTCTAAAAGCAAGGATCAGAAATGGTTAGTGGACTCGGCAAGCTCCCATAACATGACAACTAATCTTTTGAATCTCTCTATTCATTTTGAATATGATGGTACATATGAAGTGGTGATTGGTGATGGATTAGGTTTGCAA aatcGGATCATAGGGGCGACACTACTTAAAGGTGCATATGAGGATGGCGTGTACCCTTTGCCAGAGACATTGGCTATAACTTCCAAACCCGCAATTGCTTATGTTCATGAAT GTCTCACTCTTCTTACTGATGCACATATGCCTCTTTCTTATTAG